The Mobula birostris isolate sMobBir1 chromosome 11, sMobBir1.hap1, whole genome shotgun sequence genome has a segment encoding these proteins:
- the LOC140204838 gene encoding phosphomannomutase 1 isoform X1: MAENRLDPYTLCLFDVDGTLTPARQKIAPELDAFLQGLRKKVKIGVVGGSDYAKIAEQLGEGEEVVQKFDYVFAENGTVQYRDGKFVTKEAIQNYLGEELLQELINFCLSYMSDIRLPRKRGTFIEFRNGMLNVCPIGRSCSLAERLEFSQIDKTEKIREKFVAALQKEFAGKGLNCTRGGMISFDIYPEGWDKRYCLDILEKDGIKTIHFFGNETDPGGNDHEIFHDPRTIGYTVVSPEDTVRLCKELFLRE, encoded by the exons ATGGCTGAGAACCGGCTCGATCCCTACACCCTCTGCCTCTTCGACGTGGACGGGACCCTCACCCCGGCCCGGCAG AAGATCGCTCCTGAGCTGGACGCGTTTTTGCAGGGGCTGAGGAAGAAGGTGAAGATTGGCGTTGTGGGAGGCTCAGATTACGCCAAGATAGCAGAGCAACTGGGGGAAGGAGAAGAAG TCGTTCAGAAGTTCGATTACGTCTTTGCTGAAAATGGGACTGTCCAGTACAGGGACGGGAAGTTCGTCACAAAGGAG GCCATCCAGAACTACCTGGGCGAGGAGCTACTCCAGGAGCTGATTAACTTCTGCCTCAGCTACATGTCTGACATCCGACTACCCCGCAAAAG GGGCACCTTCATTGAGTTTCGAAACGGCATGTTGAACGTCTGTCCCATTGGCAGGAGCTGTTCCTTAGCAGAGCGACTCGAGTTCTCCCAGATTGACAAG ACAGAGAAGATCAGAGAGAAGTTTGTGGCGGCTTTGCAGAAGGAGTTCGCTGGCAAAGGACTGAACTGTACCAGAG GGGGCATGATCAGCTTTGACATCTACCCGGAGGGTTGGGACAAGCGCTACTGCCTGGATATCCTGGAAAAGGACGGAATTAAAACGATCCACTTCTTTGGGAATGAGACCGACCCG GGCGGTAATGACCATGAGATCTTTCATGATCCCAGGACAATTGGATACACAGTGGTGTCACCGGAGGATACTGTCAGACTGTGCAAAGAACTCTTCCTGCGCGAATGA
- the LOC140204838 gene encoding phosphomannomutase 1 isoform X2 has product MAENRLDPYTLCLFDVDGTLTPARQKIAPELDAFLQGLRKKVKIGVVGGSDYAKIAEQLGEGEEVVQKFDYVFAENGTVQYRDGKFVTKEAIQNYLGEELLQELINFCLSYMSDIRLPRKRGTFIEFRNGMLNVCPIGRSCSLAERLEFSQIDKTEKIREKFVAALQKEFAGKGLNCTRASIPSLVGMRGLELRLLPCPREGVW; this is encoded by the exons ATGGCTGAGAACCGGCTCGATCCCTACACCCTCTGCCTCTTCGACGTGGACGGGACCCTCACCCCGGCCCGGCAG AAGATCGCTCCTGAGCTGGACGCGTTTTTGCAGGGGCTGAGGAAGAAGGTGAAGATTGGCGTTGTGGGAGGCTCAGATTACGCCAAGATAGCAGAGCAACTGGGGGAAGGAGAAGAAG TCGTTCAGAAGTTCGATTACGTCTTTGCTGAAAATGGGACTGTCCAGTACAGGGACGGGAAGTTCGTCACAAAGGAG GCCATCCAGAACTACCTGGGCGAGGAGCTACTCCAGGAGCTGATTAACTTCTGCCTCAGCTACATGTCTGACATCCGACTACCCCGCAAAAG GGGCACCTTCATTGAGTTTCGAAACGGCATGTTGAACGTCTGTCCCATTGGCAGGAGCTGTTCCTTAGCAGAGCGACTCGAGTTCTCCCAGATTGACAAG ACAGAGAAGATCAGAGAGAAGTTTGTGGCGGCTTTGCAGAAGGAGTTCGCTGGCAAAGGACTGAACTGTACCAGAG CTTCCATTCCCAGTCTTGTTGGGATGAGAGGATTGGAACTGCGTCTCCTGCCGTGCCCTCGGGAAGGGGTTTGGTGA